In Calliopsis andreniformis isolate RMS-2024a chromosome 6, iyCalAndr_principal, whole genome shotgun sequence, the genomic window AAACTCATTTGCTATACTTAGaagtttattttttctttagggTGGACAAAAAGCATCCCATGTTATCCGTGGCTTCTATGCTGGGCCCATCGCCTGATTGGGTTGTCGGTGTCAGTAAATTGAATCTCTGTAGAAAAGACTGCACCTGGACGAAGAGCGAGATTATTGATCTGTATCCATGGGACGCTGGCACTGATAATGGAATCAGTTATATGTCGCCGAACTCCGAAACGAAACCGCGAGAGAAGATGAAGCCCATTACGACCTTGTACCCTGAAGATCCTAGGTCACCTTTCTATGACCCCACAGGAAGGCCCATGCTTCCATTGGCCAGGTTGTACTTGAATAGGGAGAAGATTGTTCCTCGTGGTTGCGATGAGGAGGCTCTCCAGCAGCAGCTAGCCCAGCTGGAAGTTGCTGAGAACACTGAGGATACTTCCAGACGTATGAAAGTTCTTATAATCTTGTGTTAGGTTCTTCATGAACTTTGTGTAACATAAAAATGgtaattctttttttattttgactGAAGCTGAGTGTCAAACCACGGAGTATACTCCATGGTCAAGCTGCTCTGTCACTTGTGGCAAAGGACTAAGGATGCGTACCAGGAGCTATTTGATGCCAGAGAAGGCAGCGATGTTCAATTGCAACAGGCagctggtttcgaaggagatgtGCGTTGCTTCAATTCCAGAGTGCTCAGAGTAAGTGTTACCCAAAATCTGGGACTATTTAAATGTTACAATTACAGGTGTTGTTAAATATCCTTTTTCTCAAGACAAGAGACCTCTTTGCAAATTTCAGAGGTGCAGAAGCTGAAAGTAGCGATGTTCTTCCTGTCAACGATGCCTTCTGTGAAACAACAGATTGGAGCGAATGGTCCGAGTGTTCCTCTTCCTGTGGGATAGGATTCAAGATGAGAACGAGGCGATTCAAGGATCGTATGGGTCGTAAACGATGCCCTCACGTGTCCCTCGTTGAAAAAGATAAGTGTATGGAACCGCCTTGCCTTCCAGGCTCAGAGGCAGATATTGACCCTACGTGTAAGGTATGCTATTGGAACTCTTCTATTTGATGGGATTGCAGAATCTAGATATAGCAGAGTCTTCGATTCGTATTCGTTTAAGGTAACCGAGTGGTCCGATTGGTCTCCATGCAGTGCTTCCTGTGGAAAGGGCGTGAAACTGAGAACCAGGTTGTTAATGGTGGAACCTTCTGAGCAACACAAGTGCTCCTCCAAAATAGAACTACTTCAACAAAGGCCTTGTTTGGAGCAGTCTGACTGTACCTTTGACATGGCGACAGCAAAAGGTAACAATGAGAATCTTCAAAGGGAAGCAGCAATTGTATTAGCTTAATTGCTTTCTAATGCGATGCTATTTGTCCAGTCGTTTGTATGGAGGAAGCAGATCCTGGACCCTGCAGAGGCTACTTTCTGCGGTGGGCGTTCGTTCCTCAGAAGTTAATGTGCGTTCCCTTCGGCTACGGTGGCTGTCGCGGTAACAGGAACAACTTCTTGACTGCTGAAGAGTGCAGCAATACCTGCAGCATCGTGAGTGCAGTTTTTGAGAGCAGTTTTAACGATGTGAAAGACTTGATGAGCGAATTCTTTTCTTCAGGTGCGAGCGATTCTGAGTGGGCAGCCTCTGAATGGAACTAGTTTCCAGCAGCCACCGACATCTGAATTGCTTGAGACTGTCGACTGTCTCGTGTCTCACTGGTCGCCTTGGTCCCCTTGCAGTGTCACTTGCGGCACTGGCCGTGTTACCAGTTATCGTACCATTAAGGTGAGCTTTAATATTAATCCACCGTCTGGTATAAGTCATAGAAGAGTTCTGGCTGCGCTTGAGCAAACTTTCGATAAGTTGAACTGGAAAATTGGTTCTAAACTTGCAGCAAGAGGCGCAAAATGGTGGACGTTCTTGTCCCAAGAAGCTGCAACGTCGCTCGCGATGCCAGCTTGCACCGTGCGAGTAATACTTCAAATAAACTGGGACCCCGATTACTAAAGATAAAGCAATAAACAGAGAGGATGGAGAATATTTTTAACTTTGAGAGAGCATCGCAGATGACTAAATGGAAGAGCAGTGGATTACTTTTTTACAGAAAATTATGAGAAAGTTTGTATATTTTATGATGAGATTATCGAGGTGCATTTTAGATGTAACTTTTGCACAAGACGATGGGTATAAAATAAACGGATGTATCAgaataaatggtattttattaaTGGTCATTCGTGATCTTCCTATTCTCGGTCAAATTATTCAAACGTACGTAGGGCTACGATGACAAACATAATTGAATTTATTTTCGTGGAAATTGATCTCTTGAATATCATTTTCCATTAATTTTCGTGTTGCTAAGAAATCGCGTTAAGCATTTGCAATTAAACGAATTTCACAGATCTTATAATTATAGATAAACTCATGCAGTAAATCGTCCACGCAAggtaaatttcaatttttgtttCAGAAATAAGCACTCTCTCTAACATCTTTAATCACTTTTGATAAATCTTTGCTTCTTCGGCTCATTAAAATTGATCATCGATGTCTCGATTCGTACCCTGATGATTATACAAAATTCATATAACTATGAAATATGCTAGCAATATGTTGCCAATCACTGTCCAAAAAAAGATTAACGCGTGCTATGAAATGCGAACTTTGAATTTTCTTCTGTCTCACATGGATTTTGTTCCTCGGCAAGTCACGTGGGTTGTAAGATACTTGTACTTTCGCTATGGATGTTGTGCTTTCGCTGAAACGATAATCGATTTCGGTTGTGAAAAAATTCCGCTAAATTCGTACGACTACTACGCGCCTTGGAAAGACGCGATCTAATCTCCTCGCTGGCTTATCTCGTTAATAAAACAGTAGTTGGTTCCGCTTTGTGTTTGTTCATTGTTGAAattctctttttctctttttcttggTTTCTTTTTTACAATAATAACCGCTCACGATATACCATCCACTACGACTTCTGCCAAATGGACATCTAACTTCACATTTACAATAATAATCTCATAAATAATACACGTAGGCGGTACGGTTGCTACAAGTACGGGCTGTCAGGCTCGCGAGGACGACGAAGACAAGCGGAGGAGGAAGACACAGTCGATTAAAATCGTTCTCTGACTGTAACCCTCTCCTCGGTGCGCCCCTTCGCGATCGTGGCAGCTCGTTAACATTAATAATAGTCGTTATTACCATACGTACACGTAATATCTAGGAAGTAGTACGAATCTTCGTTCCTTTTAGGCCTCTACATGTCTAAGCTACTGTTTGTTTTTTGGTCGTGACACTTCCATCTCTCCCTCTGTTTCGCGAAGGACTAAGGGAACCTCGAGCTGTCACCGAACGGAAACGTGTCAATGAATTCCATTAAAATATGCGACAGTGTGACCCGCGGCGAATGAAAGAAATTGTTTTCGGAAGCTCCATTGTGCTCCAAGTTCCTTGGAACGTGAAGGTAATACTCGTTGACCGTTCTGCCCGTCGTCAGCAGATTCTAGCTGTTGGACGATATTTTCTGGAAACGGCCAGAGACATTGGCCCAATTTCCACCAACCAGGACTTCCTTTCTTCCCTTCCCACGAATAAATAGAACGTAGAAAAAAGAACGATCGATCACCTCAAGAAACTCTGACACACATTACTGAAGTGAAACGTTCAAGTATATTTGACTAGACGATAAAAAGGGGGCGAGGATAAGAAGCCGGGAGGTAATAAAAAAGCTCGGATCTTCAAGTAGACCAGCTTCTTGAAGTAACCAGAATGAGTTCAAATGACAACAATCCCCTCTGTTCTCTCAATAACAGTAGTCATTTGTTAACGCAGCAACACGGCTAATCGTCACCTCCTCCTTCACACGATATCATCTGACCAGTGCTGAGTAGACTAGGTACCGTCGACCCACTTGCCCCGTCCGTTCTGGCAGTAGAAGTAGTAGGTCGTAGGATAGACACGGAAGGATTGAAACCATTTCCTCGATTTCGCCCGTTTCGATCGCTCTTCTCGCGGCAGAAAATCAAGCCGCACGAACGACAAGCGACAAGAGATTAACTCCGATGGTGTGATCTTCGTAACGACCAAGGGTCAAtgggacagcaaaagaaggggTATGGGCGTGGGCCGATAGTTGCGACGAAAGTTCGCTCGTTTCTGCGGGAGTCCCAGATATTTTTCATCGAGGAAACTTTGCTTTCCCGAAGAAGAAAACGCACTTTCGAGAACACTGCTAAGAAACTGCGTCGTTCCGTCGGCACTGCCATTTCTCTCAGGAAATTAATCTCCCCTGAAAGCACCTTCAGTTCGTATGATCACGCAGAGGAAGAGGACGTTCATATCAAAGTCAGACTCTCGTTTGAGGGGGACGGGGCAGTTCGATGGGTCGACGACGGGCGTCGAGATTCTCACAGGCGACGTCGCTTATaatataatgtaatataatatgtgtatatatatatatatatatatatacacactatatatatatatagttttCCTTTGTCTCGGCGAGGTGCGTCGCGTTGCAAGAAAGGCATCATTGTGCGTCTGTCGACGACGACGCGATCTATCGCGATTGATAGATCCCCTCCAGATAAATCGATGTCGTCGTCCCAGCCTCGTGGCTAACGGAAACCCGTGAAACGCTCGAGTTCCCTCGTTTGCTAGCTGGTCCGTCGCAACGGACTGATCGATGAACCCTCTCAGAGCCATCCACCGGAATCGTCGTGACCGGAAATTGGCTCGATACCCTCGAGCCGCTGGTGCTGCGTCGCGGATCCGTTTCTCTTCGTGATCACTGACAGAGAACCACTGGCGACCACGCTCTCCTCGGTCGTCGACGGCGTGAGAGGAACAGCAGTGACCACTGCTTAACAGAGATAAAGCAAACCCCTCAGCTGATGGCTGAAATCGATATCGTGGGCCTGAATTCAATTCGTCGTTCAAGGTTAGTTCTTTGATCGCCCCTGGTGCTCTAAATCCTCCTTTCTCTTTAGCTATGGAATTGGTGGGACCCCACCTAACTGATTCACTGAAGTTAGAATTGAATTTTCCTGAATTTTCGAAGCAGTGGATTCGAAGGTAACAAGGTCGCAGTGGAGGAGATATCTGTGTGGTTAATTGAATTCCAACCTACAGCACTAGCGACTTCCCTCAAAAGAAAAGTTCGTTCTAAAAATTGGCAGCAATTTAATTGGAAGCATCCTGTCACTAATTGTTCCGAGTAAAATTGCGGCCAGATCGATAGGTATTCTACTTAAATTTCTGAGAACATGACTTACCAGGTTGCTCACTGGCACTGGCACCTTCAGGAGTGTCGATGCTAGGCTGCTGACTCTGCGTGCCCTCGTGTCTCCTCGGTGGTATCGGTTGCTCCGACTCTGGACCTCTGGCAGGCACGCTGCTCGCTCTCTGCAGCTGCTGCTTTTTTGTTACCTTCGAGACGATGGCAGACGTGATGGGGTTCGTGCAACTTTCGTTCCTCGAGCTCGTAGTTGACGATCTAGAGGCCGAGAACTTTTTTCGCTTCTTCGGGAACGCGACGAAAGCGCCTATACCATGAATACGCGAGTGCGATTCTTGATGATGCTGTGTCTGATGAGAGCGATGAGACTGGACATCGTGGCCAGGAGTCTCCAGAGAGGATTTTGAGTCGGTGGAACCTTCGGACCTGGAACCACCATCTTCGGACGCGGGTGAATACATGGAGTCCTCTGAACGAGATCTGCCTGAGAGATCGAGAACAATTGCTTCTTAAAATCTACCCCACAGTGCATTTGGATATTATAGTTAAAAGGTCCGATCTACTAAAAATTCTATACACACGTTTCGCGAAGATCTCAACGAAGATTAGACTTACCGATTAGTTTAGAGACCTTGAAATTTTCGAATCGCTTCTTCTTCGAGCTATCCCTGACTCCGCAAGCCTGTCTCCTAGTACCGAGTCCAGGCATGCTATGGGTGCTCGTATGATATGGGCTTTTCTTGGGAGTGGTGCCAGGTCCGCTGAATATGCCGCTCAGCGTGGAGCCGAACTCATCGTTCTCTTGCAATTGTTGCATGGACTCGTCAACTGGCGCCAGAGTGCCACTTCCACCTGGCTGAGGGCCGATGTTGAAACCCTTCATTAAGCGACGCTCCTTCTGGCGGTTCTTCTTTCCCCCCGCACCTATGGACAGCTCTTTAAGGCTACCGTCTATGGGGCAGAAAACCAAGGACTACGCTAAAGCGGCTACTAAAAACGGAAGGAAACTTAAAGAACTTGTGAAGAGAGTGCCAGAAGGGGAAATGTGATTCTTAAACATGCTGAGGTTGCGTTCCAAATTATATTTCAGTAAAAAATATAAGGCGAGGTCGTGAAGTATTAGAACAAAATAGGTAAAAAATGCATCGGCGATCTACTGGAAGTGTTTCGTGGATAgcttattgggaattgaaatttTAATCTGGATTCTAAACGTGTTCCCACTTCTAACTCTCTTTATTACACGTGACAGGAGTGTTAAGTCAATCGTAGTTTAACGAGCATAATTAGATTCTAAGTTCGCCAATAAATAGCACAATTGCCAGTCGATCATGGTAAGCAGGTTTTTCACCCAGAGCTTGCGGCAGTCTCCTCAATTTTAAGTCCATCACGACGTAACGGCTACATAATATCCGCGTTGGACGGTCCCTAATTGCATTAATTAGTCTCCCGCAGCTCCCTGGATGATTAATAGCGTTCTAGTTAACGAACTTCGAAAGTTCCATCGACGCGGCACCGAAGCCACGTATTTTCTTTCCGATTTCCTAGTTGAATTGCGGGAACGATTGGTACATTAGGTGCGCAAAGacgaagaaaataaaaacgTCTATAAAACTATAGCGAATCGAAAGATAACATTAGCGAAATCGTGCTAGTCTCACCGGTTCCAGTACCGCTGGCCGTCGAGGTATTCATGCCCGAGTTCTTCAGGATCTCGATTAACTCGCAGCGAAAGGCGCTGATATCCTGCTTAATCTCGTTCACGTCGTCCTCTGTAACTCCCTTACTTTCTGCTTTCCTTTGTTCCACCGTCACATACCTTCTCACTAAATTTCTCATGATGCTCTGGTAACGATACTCCGACGCTTGCTTTGCATTCCACTGTGGACAAAAAGCAAACTCTTTTACCTTTCACCAAGTTCTTGTACTCTGAGTTTACTCCCCGGTAACTCCATAGTAATTCTACAGCTACAAAGAGTTTAGAATTCATCTTACTCTGATTGTCCGCATGTGTTCCTTCTTGGCAGCTTTCCTGTGACTGCAGAACTTCCTGTACAGCCACTGGCCAATGTACCAGAGGCTTTTCGGGGTCGGTATTATGTTGAACGGTGGCGGGACCGTGCCACCTTCCTCGAAGTAACTGATCCAGAGCTTGCTCCTGGCGAACTTCCACTCGACGTCGGCACGTTCCTGGTCGGGATTCAGAAACGAAACGACTGTTATCCCAAAGGCTCTCTCCCTTCGTTCGATTTTACGTATAGGGATTAGATCTGCCTTCACTCACGGAGATCAACTGATAGGAATGATTCATCATGGCGATTAAGAGATTCAGCAGCACGACAATGTTGATCACCGAGTAGGTGCCGAACATCAGCATACCCCAGAACCTGGTGAACGCTTTTATGCCATCCAGTTCGAAGCTCTCGaggtccaccagcccgaatacagCCCAGAATAGCGTTTGCGCGGTTTCGAACAGGCTAACGAATGAAAACATTTTAGGACGACTGTTCGTAAAATTGAACGAAGTTCAAGCGTATTTCGTTCAACTATTGTAAGATTGATTAAATAATAGCTGAGAAGGCGTCACGTACTTGGCAAAGCGTCGCCAAACGATGCAGGCGTTCGAATCGGTCGTCACGCTGGCGTTCGAGACGTAGGACATCGCGGTCGGACAACGTTTCTTCTCCATGTCAGCGTAGTACCAAAGCAGCTGATTCAGACCTATCGAGGAATGTCATATTTCACGCTCGATTTAGTTTTCACGAGTCATGACAAGGGGATTAAAGAAATGGTCCTCGACCGGTCTATTTACCACAAGAGAATGCGAACAGCACTAGCACGTAGAGGAAGAAGAATTTCATAATGTCCATGACCATCCTGGACAGGGAGACTTGCAGGGGGCCGAGGTGGGGATTCACGGAGAAAATGTAGACGAGTTTCAAAGAGCTGGAAGGATATTGCACAGTCTCATGCTTTGCTCTCAAGTTACGTCTGTGTTTAAGGGCGTGGGATCGTGCGCGGTAAAATTAATACCGAAACAGGGGCTTCTAATTATCCCTAGCGGGATTCACGCGCAAACAGCGTTTTGAACTACAGCAATTCCTAAGTGCCTTTCTCATTAAGACTGGTGAGTAATGTCGCGTTCACTGGCGAAACTACACCGCGGACATAACGCTTTCCTTGAATTAATGGGACAAGATCACGCGACAGGTACTTGTCGCAGCGAGTGATAATGACCTGAATATATTGGCAGCGGAGAATAGGCCTTCGGATATCAGCATCGGGTCCCAAGTGTCCCACTGCTCGCGTTGCAGCTCGCTCACCGGTCCAGGCGCCTGGTTTTCCATCTCCTTCTGCACCCTATAGTAGGCGACCACCCTCAGGGCGACCGTCGCGACGTACAACGAGTTCGTGACGAAGTCGATCACGTTCCACATGTCGTTCACGTACTCCTTCAGCCCGACGTCCCACAGCTGCTTCACCTCGGACCAAATCAGACCGGACACCCAGGCCAGAATGAACCTGCGATACAGCTCGTGTTAACTCGCCGACAACGTTCGAGTTTCGCGCGAAATTTCATGTCCCTTGGGAATCCTGTGTACGCGAAAGCCTTCCAGAAATGTAATTTCAAACGGTCGTCACTTCTCTGTTCCTTTTCCAGCTTCAATGGAGGCTGTCGCGAGAGATATCGGGATAGACAGGAAACTGAACCGCGTTATTTACTTCCACGAGATGATTTTACTTTCTGACCTTGAGGTATTTATAGTTACTTGGACTGTGTCTTTTTGTGAACTTTTCGGTGCAAGGGAGTGAGGATAAAAGGAGGATCAAAGGATTCGTATTTTAAGTAAGAGAGACTAGGGTATGGAGCCCCGAGTTTGGTCCACTTTCCTGTCCAGCCTCTAGCTTCTACCAAACATGTTTACTAGCGTTCTAAGGAATAACCGAGTTCCCGACGCATTTCGAGACCTTGGCAAACGTTTGCGAGGGAAATAATGATCGATGTCTGTTTTTCCCCGATAAGGAAGTCAAAAGTATAGTCTTACCACTCGACGATCGTCGGCGCAGCACCCCTTTTTCTAGGCGCTGGCTCGTGTTCCATCGGGTCGTGACCTATCCATTGGCCAAGTACAGTTTCTATTCTCTGACTGGCAAGAATCAGCATGACTGCAAGTAGAGGTGCATTAGAGTTGGCATGCGTAGCAATTTATATCAAATATCGTTGATTGAACTGCTACGAGGGATGAGAcgattcttttctttctttctcaaTAGACCATATTTCTGGGACAAGGTACTTATACTTTATTATAccataatcgtcaatccgtaaagGAAGGGAATATAATAGGATTGGAAATCATGCCAGGACTGTTACTAACTTGGCTTATAAATACTCTCCTGGACATATATGCTCAGAAGTCAGCTCACTTAATTTCCTTCCTATTCTCAAACTCTTATACCGCATATGGTCTCTCAAGAAAACCAAGTAAACCTATCCTGTATGTAATCGGTCAGCACCACCTAATCTCGCCCAACTTAGCGGTTCCGATTCCCCTTGGAATCGTTTGTCGAACCAGTAATACGTAATCCTCGAGGTGTGCACAGAGGCAACTCGCATCCTTCAGCTTTCAGGATTAACGAGGTCTGTTCTCGAATAATCGCCAGAAATGCCTCACATCCTAGAGAAGTACATTACCTCCGCGACTCAAAATACCGTTAGTCTAACTTTCGGCTTAATTACGCTTTTGGTGGCTGTCCGTGAAGCCAACGGCGTAATTCCCCTCTATAGTCACGATCCCTTGAACGGAGGAGTTGCAGCAGCTCGTTCTCGATATCCGCGGCCGAGTTTCAAACTAACGTTGCATTAAAATCTACGAGCGTCCCGCGATAAAAGCGCGCGCGTAACTGGCCCGTGTGGACGAAGAAAAATGCGACGAAGAAGCGGCGAACAGGAACGAGAACGTTGTCTGTTGCGGAGCTATAATTCTGACGATGAATCGAGCGGATAAAGAAGAATCAGAGCTGCGGAACAATTCCACTCGGGAATGTTTACGTCTCCGCGGTAATGCTGGCTGATGACTCGAATTTAGAGCGCTGCCGAGCACTGCTATTATTGGTGGCGCGCAGGAAATTTGCTAGCCACGGTCACTCAAAGGTATTTGTAAATTGTTTAGAAGCGGACTCCGATGTTTGACCCGCCGACGTGCCGATAGGTGAAATTCGTTGCAGGAAATGAGGTCGAGTACATACGATAAACTTTCTGGGTAAAAAGCGCGCAACGTAAACTGCTATTCTTTTATATCCTCGCTTGTTATGAGCGTTGCGCAGAGAAAGCTCGGTTCGCGAATGGTTGGCCAGTCACCCTCTGCTATTTCCCATGCGGAGCGAGCTAATTTTGGGAAATGTTTGGGGGTATGCTGAATAATGACTCGCTGGAGTTTTTGCTGTTGAGTGGTAGCGAGTGGAGGAACGAGGGTGGAGTGTAGGTTAATCAACCTCTGCTGAAACAGGGAATGAGTGTAAAGATTGTGATACTCACAGAGAAAAGTGAAGTAGGAGGCCGAATGACAGATGAACTTGATGAACGGTTTCCTCATGGTCTGTCCGACCACGCTGTGCGGCGCGATGATGTACGCGACGCTGAAGAAGGGGAAGAGGACGCCGATCCTGACGATCTCCAGAGCCTGCAGGACCATGTTTTTTCGCCGAAAACCAGGCAGGCCCTCGTACCAAATCGACGCCAGTAGCTGCTGCACGTTAGGATGCGCCACGAACTGGAAATCCCGGGATAATCTAATATTGGTCGACAGTTTCCGGTCATGTCGCCAGGAAATTGTACTTATTACCGTCTAATTTCGGAGTTGGGAGTTACAGCGAGCGATCCTCCGGAGAATAATAAGATTACATCGATAACCCTTCGTAGCTGAATCCCTTTGAGATTCGCTCGAATTGTTCGAACGTGATCGAATCGAGGCAGTCAAATATGTATTTATCAATTACCAAAAGTGAACCGAGATCTTTCCAAGGGACGCGATAGCACCGAAATAACTTGGGAACTGTTTCTTATATAATACCTCCGCGAACATCGTAAACTTTGAAGATCGTCTGCCACACACTAAAGAAGGAGGTCAAGTGGATGGTGTAAATGCCACGTGGCCTCACTAAGCTATTAAAGATGGAAGAAAATAGCGCATTACCTTTTTCTGTCTGAATTTGATTGCCAGTTTCAGACGATTCAAGTGCATCCTATCCCCATGCTCGAAGGCAGGTCCCGTGGGGTCGTGATTCAGGAGGACCTCCAGCTCGTACGAACTTCTGGTGTGATCCAACAAGGCAGTAGCAAAGTCCTGGCACTGTCTCCTAAGCTCCTGGAATCCACAATGTCAGCGTCTCGAGTAAGTGGCATACACCAAGCTCCGTGAACAGCGCAACGGAGTTGCGACGAGGCTCCTTTGACGCTAACGTATTGCAACTTTCATCGCGAAAAGTTCCTCTCTTGGAACACTTCGACACAGGTGCGAAACTCCTTGAAACACAGAAGTTTTCCCTCGAGAACGATCGAATATCGTACTACCCCCTGAAAAGTCCCACTTTAAGGGATTCTATGAACGTTTTTCTAAAAGATTAGCAAGACGTGTTATGTCGTTTATTCTAAAAAATAATTCGCATAGAAAAAACGAGAATGACGCTCGGATGAATGGAATCTCTGATAGATCGTTTGTTAGCCAAGCATTCAACACACCATGAGCACCATATTGGTCGACAGAAAGTGGAAAAATATCGACTAATCTCGTGGACGTTTTCCCTCCGGATGGTGGAAGGTAGAGAGGCAAGAACGGACAATAATTTATTCCCCTTCGGGTGCTCGCCGGTCACTTGGAAGATTTAAACGATCATCCTGAGCAATTTGTAAAGCGTCAAACATTATTGCGTTTAAATTGAAGGGGGAAGGTCCATTTAATGGACC contains:
- the Trpgamma gene encoding transient receptor potential cation channel gamma isoform X3; amino-acid sequence: MTRTHRRSVSTESVHEDEEQVARGARSPGETRIDEEIGTTGENSTNFAVMMGTNATRAWNSSGGGFMRDVGHRVSFDPEAPPLQPQTAQQQTVNLLDKPDADKKVKRHSIHGMTDEENVVRPHQEMVSLPHQEKKYLLAVERGDVASVRRMLQSAHETGININCVDPLGRSALLMAIDNENLEMVELLIKHKVDTKDALLHAISEEFVEAVEVLLEHEESLHTNGEPHSWEARPSDTATFTPDITPLILSAHRDNYEIIKILLDRGSALPEPHDVRCGCDECVKSRMKDSLRHSRSRINSYRALASPSLIALSSKDPILTAFQLSWELRRLSFLEHEFKCEYQELRRQCQDFATALLDHTRSSYELEVLLNHDPTGPAFEHGDRMHLNRLKLAIKFRQKKFVAHPNVQQLLASIWYEGLPGFRRKNMVLQALEIVRIGVLFPFFSVAYIIAPHSVVGQTMRKPFIKFICHSASYFTFLFMLILASQRIETVLGQWIGHDPMEHEPAPRKRGAAPTIVEWFILAWVSGLIWSEVKQLWDVGLKEYVNDMWNVIDFVTNSLYVATVALRVVAYYRVQKEMENQAPGPVSELQREQWDTWDPMLISEGLFSAANIFSSLKLVYIFSVNPHLGPLQVSLSRMVMDIMKFFFLYVLVLFAFSCGLNQLLWYYADMEKKRCPTAMSYVSNASVTTDSNACIVWRRFANLFETAQTLFWAVFGLVDLESFELDGIKAFTRFWGMLMFGTYSVINIVVLLNLLIAMMNHSYQLISERADVEWKFARSKLWISYFEEGGTVPPPFNIIPTPKSLWYIGQWLYRKFCSHRKAAKKEHMRTIRWNAKQASEYRYQSIMRNLVRRYVTVEQRKAESKGVTEDDVNEIKQDISAFRCELIEILKNSGMNTSTASGTGTGAGGKKNRQKERRLMKGFNIGPQPGGSGTLAPVDESMQQLQENDEFGSTLSGIFSGPGTTPKKSPYHTSTHSMPGLGTRRQACGVRDSSKKKRFENFKVSKLIGRSRSEDSMYSPASEDGGSRSEGSTDSKSSLETPGHDVQSHRSHQTQHHQESHSRIHGIGAFVAFPKKRKKFSASRSSTTSSRNESCTNPITSAIVSKVTKKQQLQRASSVPARGPESEQPIPPRRHEGTQSQQPSIDTPEGASASEQPAVVTAVPLTPSTTEESVVASGSLSVITKRNGSATQHQRLEGIEPISGHDDSGGWL
- the Trpgamma gene encoding transient receptor potential cation channel gamma isoform X2, with product MTRTHRRSVSTESVHEDEEQVARGARSPGETRIDEEIGTTGENSTNFAVMMGTNATRAWNSSGGGFMRDVGHRVSFDPEAPPLQPQTAQQQTVNLLDKPDADKKVKRHSIHGMTDEENVVRPHQEMVSLPHQEKKYLLAVERGDVASVRRMLQSAHETGININCVDPLGRSALLMAIDNENLEMVELLIKHKVDTKDALLHAISEEFVEAVEVLLEHEESLHTNGEPHSWEARPSDTATFTPDITPLILSAHRDNYEIIKILLDRGSALPEPHDVRCGCDECVKSRMKDSLRHSRSRINSYRALASPSLIALSSKDPILTAFQLSWELRRLSFLEHEFKCEYQELRRQCQDFATALLDHTRSSYELEVLLNHDPTGPAFEHGDRMHLNRLKLAIKFRQKKFVAHPNVQQLLASIWYEGLPGFRRKNMVLQALEIVRIGVLFPFFSVAYIIAPHSVVGQTMRKPFIKFICHSASYFTFLFMLILASQRIETVLGQWIGHDPMEHEPAPRKRGAAPTIVEWFILAWVSGLIWSEVKQLWDVGLKEYVNDMWNVIDFVTNSLYVATVALRVVAYYRVQKEMENQAPGPVSELQREQWDTWDPMLISEGLFSAANIFSSLKLVYIFSVNPHLGPLQVSLSRMVMDIMKFFFLYVLVLFAFSCGLNQLLWYYADMEKKRCPTAMSYVSNASVTTDSNACIVWRRFANLFETAQTLFWAVFGLVDLESFELDGIKAFTRFWGMLMFGTYSVINIVVLLNLLIAMMNHSYQLISERADVEWKFARSKLWISYFEEGGTVPPPFNIIPTPKSLWYIGQWLYRKFCSHRKAAKKEHMRTIRWNAKQASEYRYQSIMRNLVRRYVTVEQRKAESKGVTEDDVNEIKQDISAFRCELIEILKNSGMNTSTASGTGTDGSLKELSIGAGGKKNRQKERRLMKGFNIGPQPGGSGTLAPVDESMQQLQENDEFGSTLSGIFSGPGTTPKKSPYHTSTHSMPGLGTRRQACGVRDSSKKKRFENFKVSKLIGRSRSEDSMYSPASEDGGSRSEGSTDSKSSLETPGHDVQSHRSHQTQHHQESHSRIHGIGAFVAFPKKRKKFSASRSSTTSSRNESCTNPITSAIVSKVTKKQQLQRASSVPARGPESEQPIPPRRHEGTQSQQPSIDTPEGASASEQPVVTAVPLTPSTTEESVVASGSLSVITKRNGSATQHQRLEGIEPISGHDDSGGWL